A section of the Syntrophales bacterium genome encodes:
- a CDS encoding SpoIID/LytB domain-containing protein, with product MICIFLIGLSLMFVGKGHTYDVMQAMRVADSYLKRGLDLEAIGVYQDIVDNSNDYDIQAKSVLRIGDIYSYFLNNDHLALEKYSIVKEKYHRSEYVGNAYFNSGMILYEKGKNREALEQFRKYLERFPRGERRGTAEFMIETCSKPSTMIKKEDKRETFKISIDEKIRVLIIEGKKEITVSCSTPFMVKDLNGMNTLFRLPSDQIAVVRTHSKTIMVNDAALPSSTSRLVIFPSEEGILKVNGKSYRGRIRIQKSTDGGVDVINVLGLEEYLYGVVPKEMSPRWSSEALMAQAIVARSYAVYQKEKNKNKDYDVYSTTYSQVYGGYDVESEHSNRAVYETRGKMLVYDNQPVLAYFHSNSGGQTENAKNVWTADVPYLKGIPDSYSAKAPNYLWTLFLGLDEIKGALNKHGVGIGDIHEITTPEVSPSGRVKRVRILHSGGESILTGNNFRIKVDPTMIKSTLFTMTRERNGIRFDGRGYGHGVGLSQWGAYVMAKEGHSCRDILKHYYSEVDIR from the coding sequence ATGATCTGCATTTTCCTTATTGGTTTGTCCCTCATGTTTGTGGGGAAGGGTCACACTTACGATGTTATGCAGGCAATGAGGGTGGCTGATAGTTATCTTAAAAGGGGACTTGACCTCGAAGCAATTGGTGTCTATCAGGATATTGTAGATAATTCTAATGATTATGACATACAGGCAAAATCGGTGTTAAGGATAGGAGATATTTACAGTTATTTTCTGAATAATGATCATCTGGCGCTGGAAAAATATTCTATTGTGAAGGAAAAATATCACAGGAGCGAATATGTTGGAAATGCTTATTTCAATTCGGGGATGATCCTCTACGAGAAAGGAAAGAATAGAGAGGCGTTGGAGCAATTCAGGAAGTATCTTGAAAGGTTTCCCCGGGGGGAGAGGAGGGGTACGGCCGAATTTATGATCGAGACCTGTTCAAAGCCTTCCACCATGATCAAGAAGGAAGATAAAAGAGAGACTTTCAAAATATCCATAGATGAAAAGATAAGGGTCTTGATCATTGAAGGTAAGAAGGAGATTACTGTAAGCTGCTCTACCCCATTTATGGTGAAGGATTTAAATGGAATGAATACACTTTTCAGATTACCCTCCGACCAGATTGCTGTTGTAAGGACACACAGTAAAACCATAATGGTAAATGATGCTGCCTTGCCCTCCTCCACCAGCAGGTTGGTTATATTTCCATCTGAAGAGGGAATATTGAAGGTAAACGGTAAATCCTACAGGGGAAGAATCAGGATACAGAAGAGCACAGATGGAGGAGTGGATGTTATTAATGTTTTAGGATTGGAGGAATATCTTTATGGTGTTGTACCAAAAGAAATGTCCCCACGTTGGTCGTCAGAGGCGCTGATGGCGCAAGCAATAGTGGCAAGAAGCTATGCAGTTTATCAGAAGGAGAAAAACAAGAATAAAGATTATGATGTTTATTCAACAACATATTCCCAGGTTTATGGAGGATATGATGTGGAATCTGAACATTCTAACAGAGCTGTATATGAAACCAGGGGGAAAATGCTTGTTTATGATAATCAGCCGGTTTTGGCCTATTTCCATTCAAACAGCGGTGGACAAACCGAGAATGCAAAGAATGTATGGACGGCGGATGTTCCCTATCTTAAAGGGATTCCCGATAGCTATAGTGCAAAAGCTCCAAATTATTTATGGACGTTGTTTTTGGGCCTTGATGAGATAAAAGGTGCCCTGAACAAACATGGTGTTGGCATTGGTGACATACATGAAATTACCACTCCAGAGGTTAGCCCTAGCGGTAGGGTTAAGAGAGTAAGGATATTGCATAGCGGTGGGGAAAGTATCCTTACCGGCAATAACTTTCGTATCAAAGTAGATCCTACAATGATTAAAAGCACTCTCTTTACCATGACAAGAGAAAGGAACGGGATTCGTTTTGACGGCAGAGGGTACGGCCATGGTGTTGGGCTCAGTCAGTGGGGAGCATATGTGATGGCCAAAGAAGGGCATTCCTGCAGGGATATTTTAAAGCATTACTATTCAGAAGTAGACATCCGGTAG